DNA sequence from the Butyricimonas faecalis genome:
TTCTTTTAAAGCAACCACGTGTTCGTCCCGAGCGATAGCCACGGAACAAATATCCGTAGAAGTATCTATATTTAAAATCAGTGCCATAATACAATTGAAAATTGAAAATTGAAAATTGAAAATGTGAAAGACATATCAAGGTTCAATTCTCGGGTTAATAATTATTTCCTGATGATTTGAATCTCTCCTCCGACACCCAGTTTGATGATACTAGAGGGTGCGGGATTCGAAGTTTCTTCTTGACGGAAATCTACCACGTAATCAACGACAGACTTCACGGCATCACTAATTTCCGCAAAACACTTGGGGGAAGGTTCTCCGCTGATATTAGCCGACGTTGAAACAATGGGTTTGCGGAAACGGTAAAGCAAGGCTTTCGTGAAAGCCTCCGAGGTGATCCGGATGCCTATGGTCCGATCTTGTGCAATCAAGTTCTTTGCCAGGTTCTTTGCATTCGGATAAATGATTGTCATGGGTTTATCATTCACTTCCAATAACTCGTAAGCCACATCTGGAACCTCGACGTAGGAGGCAAGCTTGCCCACGTCATCCAGTAATACCAACATGGCCTTGTTGTCCTCCCGGTGTTTCAGCTCGTATATCCGTTTCACGGCTAGCTCGTTCGTGGCGTCACACCCGATACCCCATATCGTGTCCGTGGGATAAAGAATTATCCCCCCGTTTTTAAGAACCTCGCAAGCCTTGCGAACTTCTTCTTTTAACTTTTCATCATTCATTATAAGTCATCTATAGTGGGGACGAAAGTACAAAGTTTACGGCAGGATGTCAATTTTTAAAGAAATAATTATGACTTTATCACCAGATTATCGGCGATAAAGTCATAATTGTTATCTTGTTTTGTCGTTAAATTATACCAAATGTTTGATCAATTCCTCTCGATCTCCGTACAACATATCAATCACCGGGATTTCAATTAGTGCATAGCATCCCGGTTGCTGTTTCATGCAAGCTCGAGCCGTGGCCACAAGGATTTGTCCTGTCAAGGCCGGATTATTGATTTTCATATCAAATTCGAACAACTGATTCTGTGTTTTACCGGAAACTCCCTTACGAACAAGATTCACGCCGTGGCCCATGTCCTTCAGGCTGTCAACAGATTCCACCTGCATTACATGCGTTTCATCATGTGCAAAATAAGGATCGGTTTTGATAGCCTCCGCCACTTGTTTAAAATCGTACCCCTCTTTCAGTTCCACATAGACCATCCGGCGATGGATTCCCGTACCTAGCGGGATTGTCATGGACAACGCAGCTTTCACGCCTTCAACGGCCTTCACGGCAACCGTGTGTCCCATGCTCATGCCGGGACCGAAATTCGTATAAGTAATCCCTTTGGGGGCACAAGCCTCTAACAAAGCACGAACGACAGAATCACTTCCCGGGTCCCATCCCGCGGAGATAACAGATACTTTTCCATGCTTTTTAGCAATCTCTCCCAGACGTTTATGCAAACCGGAAATCTCCGTGTGAATATCAAAACTATCCACCGTGTTAATCCCCATAGCCAGAATTTTCGAGGCATACGACTCCACACTACGGGTCGGTGTACACAAAATTGCCACATCTACATCCTTGATTTGAGCAATATCCGACACGACAATATAGTCCTTCAATTCAGCCGGCACGTTCGTTGCGTCCCGACGTACTACTCCTGCTACTTCAAAGTCGGGGGCAGTTTGCAGTGCTTCAAGCACATACTTGCCAATATTCCCATACCCGACAATGGCTGCTCTAATTTTTTTCATCTGTTTTTTGCTTTTTAAATTAACATTGCAAATTACGAAATAAAATTTTTTTTGACAAAATACAAACACATCATTTCCATCCATTTGTTAAACTTTCAACACCTATTTCTCCATCATATCAAAATACAACATCATTTACTCCATCCATCCTTTCACTTTAGCTATATCCGTTATGCCAAGCTAAAAAACGCCCCTTTCACAAAACTCTTAAAAAGACTTATATTCTCATCCAAGCGATGAAATAAAGAAGAATTTCTTTTTTTTATTGTCAAAAACGGCTAATTTTGCTTTTCGTTTTTAATAACAAACAGTTACAGAATAAATACATAAAAATCTATTATGGCAGAGAATGTAAACGAAAAGCTTTTCAGTGAATTTGCGCCCAACACGACTCAAGAGTGGAAGGACAAAGTCATTGCAGACCTAAAAGGGGCTGACTTCGATAAAAAGCTGGTTTGGAGAACAAACGAGGGATTCAACGTGCAACCGATGTACCGGTTGGAGAATATGAAAGACCTCAAGAATTTAGAGTGCTTCCCGGGAGAATATCCTTTCGTGAGAGGTAACAAGAAAAACAACAACGAATGGTTCGTTCGTCAAGACATCGTGGTAGAGGATGTGGTTGAAGCGAACAAGAAAGCGTTGGATGTTCTGAACAAGGGTGTTGACTCGCTCGGGTTCGTGCTTTCAAATTGCAAGAACTTCACGAAAGCCGATATGGCCGCCTTGTTGAAAGACATTTGCTTGGAATGTATCGAGATTAACTTCGTTGTATGCTGCAACAAAGCTGCCATCTTGAACATGTTCAAAGAGTACGTTGCAGAGAAAGGATTCAACCCTGAAAAAATACAGGGAGGTATAAATATCGATCCGATCAGCAAACTTGTTTTAGAAGGAAAATTCTGTGACCCGAATCCATTCAACGTGGTTAAGGAAACAACGGAAAGCTCTGCCGAAATGAAAAACTTCAAGACGATTGAGGTAGGTGGATACGTTTTCAATAATTCCGGAGCATCCATCGTTCAGGAATTAGGATTCAGTTTGGCTGCTGGAGTAGAATACCTTGATAAATTAACCGATGCAGGTATGGACGTGAAGGACATCGCTCCTCGTATGCGTTTCCACTTCGCTACCGGTTCCAAATATTTCATAGAGATTGCCAAATTAAGAGCAGCTCGTTACTTGTGGGCACACATCGTGAAAGCTTACAATCCTTGCTGTGACTGCGTTTGCAAAATGAATATTCACGCGGAAACATCAGAATGGAACAAGACGGTTTACGACCCGAACGTGAACATGCTTCGTACTCAAACGGAAACCATGTCCGCAACGATCGGTGGTGTTGACTCGTTCACGGTTCACCCGTATGATGATATCTTCGAAAAAACCAATGATTTTTCTGAAAGAATCGCTCGTAACCAACAATTATTGTTGAAAGAAGAATCACACTTCGACAAGATCGTTGACCCTGCCGGAGGTTCATATTATATCGAGGAATTAACCCAATTCATCGCCGAGGCTGCTTGGAAACTCTTCTTGGAAGTACAGGAACAAGGCGGTATGGTAAAAGCACTTGAATCAGGATTCGTACAAGCTGCCGTGAAAGCTACTGCACAGAAGAGAGATCAGGATATCGCTAACCGGAAAGAAAACTTCTTGGGTACGAACCAATTCCCGAATTTCAACGAAAAAATGGATAAAGAGCTTTGCGCTTGCATCCTAGAGCCGGAAGACAAAACCGCTCCCGACGCTGTTATTGAAACGTTGAAACCCTACCGTGGAACCCAGGCTTTCGAGGCTATGCGTATCAGAACCGATATGTTCACGAAAGAACAAGGTCGTCGCCCGGTTGTTTACATGTTCCCGATGGGTAATTTGGCTATGCGTAAAGCAAGAGCCCAATTCGCTTGCAACTTCTTCGCTTGCGCCGGATTCCAAGTAATGGATAACAATGGTTTCAAAACGGTTGAAGAAGGAGCTAAAGCCTGCATGGACAACAAAGCCGATATCGTGGTTATCTGTAGCTCGGATGACGAATACGCTACAATCGCTCCGGAAGTATATGCAGCAATGAAAGACAAAGCAATCATCGTTGTTGCCGGTAACCCGGAATGCAGACCCCAACTGGAAGAAATCGGTATCAAGAACTATGTTCACGTGAAATGTAACGTGTTGGAAGACTTGAAAGCATACCAACAAAAATTGGGAATTAAGTAATTGACGATTTTAGATTAACGATTTTAGATTAACGGACAAAACCGAAAACATCAAGAATCATAAATCAAAAATCATAAATCAAAAATTGAAAGATGAAACCAAATTTCAAAGATATAAATATCAAGTCAACAGAAAAAGCTACCACTACTGCTACAGAGTGGGAAAAAGCGAATCATATCGAGAAGAACTGGTTGACACCCGAGCTAATACCGGTAAAACCCGTGTACACGGCTGAAGATTTAAAAGGGATGGAACATTTGGATTACGTTGCCGGTATCCCTCCCTATTTACGTGGTCCCTATTCAGGAATGTACCCTATGCGTCCGTGGACAATCCGTCAGTATGCCGGATTCTCTACCGCTGAAGAATCGAATGCATTCTATCGTCGTAACTTGGCTGCCGGACAGAAAGGTTTGTCCGTGGCATTCGACTTGGCTACCCACCGCGGATATGACTCTGATCACCCGCGTGTAATCGGTGACGTGGGTAAAGCCGGAGTTGCCGTAGACTCTATCATGGATATGAAGATTTTGTTCGATCAAATTCCATTGGACAAGATGTCTGTATCCATGACGATGAATGGTGCCGTACTTCCTATCTTGGCATTCTATATTGTTGCCGGACTAGAACAAGGTGCTACTCTAGACCAATTACAAGGAACGATCCAGAACGATATCTTGAAAGAGTTCATGGTGCGTAACACTTATATCTACCCGCCGAAGTTCTCTATGAAGATCATCGCTGACATCTTCGAATATACTTCCAAGAATATGCCGAAGTTCAACTCAATCTCTATCTCTGGATACCACATGCAAGAAGCAGGTGCTACCGCTGATATCGAGTTGGCATACACTTTGGCCGACGGTTTGGAATATTTACGTGCCGGAGTTAATGCAGGAATGGACATTGACGCATTCGCTCCCCGTTTGTCATTCTTCTGGGCTATCGGTATGAACCATTTCATGGAAATCGCCAAGATGAGAGCCGGACGTTTGTTGTGGGCTAAGATCGTTAAACAATTCAACCCGAAAAACCCGAAATCTTTGGCATTGCGTACTCACAGCCAGACTTCAGGTTGGTCATTGACCGAGCAGGATCCGTTCAACAACGTGGGTCGTACTTGTATCGAGGCCATGGGTGCTGCCTTGGGGCATACGCAATCATTGCATACCAACGCATTGGATGAGGCTATCGCTCTTCCGACAGACTTCTCCGCTCGTATCGCTCGTAATACCCAGATCTATATCCAGGATGAAACAACCGTATGTAAATCCATCGACCCGTGGGGAGGTTCTTACTATGTTGAGAGCTTGACTAAAGAGTTGGTAGAAAAAGCATGGGCCCACATCCAGGAGATCGAGAAATTGGGTGGGATGGCTAAAGCGATCGAATCCGGTATTCCGAAATTACGTATCGAAGAAGCTGCCGCTCGTACACAAGCTCGTATTGATAGTGGCGAACAAACAATCGTGGGTACAAACAAATATCGTCTGGAGAAAGAAGATCCGATCGACATTCTTGAAGTGGACAACACGGCAGTACGTGAGGCTCAGATCCGTCGTTTGCACGAATTGAAAGCTAACCGTAACCAAGCTGAAGTTGACGCTGCATTGGAAGCCATTACCCGTTGTGCTGAAACCGGCGAGGGTAACTTGTTGGAATTGGCAGTCGACGCAGCCAAGAAGAGAGCTTCTTTGGGAGAAATCTCTTATGCATGTGAAAAAGTTGTAGGACGTTATAAAGCAGTTATCAGAACCGTGAGCGGAGTATATTCTAGCATTGCCAAGGAAGACGAAGACTTCCAGAAAGCAAAACAATTGGCTGACCAATTTGCAGAAATGACAGGACGTCGTCCGCGTATCATGATCGCTAAAATGGGTCAGGACGGACACGACCGTGGAGCTAAAGTTGTTGCCACCGGTTATGCAGACCTCGGCTTCGACGTGGATATGGGACCGTTGTTCCAAACCCCGGAAGAAACCGCAAAACAAGCCGTTGAAAACGACGTACATGTTGTCGGAGTATCTTCTCTGGCAGCCGGACACAAAACGCTTGTACCTGCCGTTATCGCAGAATTAAAGAAATTGGGACGTGAAGACATCCTCGTTTACGTGGGTGGTGTTATTCCTCACCAAGATTATCAATTCTTGTTCGATGCAGGGGCTGTCGCCGTATTCGGTCCCGGAACCAAGGTATCCAAGAGTGCAATCCAAATTCTTGAAATTTTGATTGACTTGGCTAAGAAATAATCAAATGCATTAAGCAAAAGAAGGGAGTTCACAAGACTCCCTTTTTTGCTAAAAACTCTTATTCTACACCTATCCACGAAATTATTTTTCTGAA
Encoded proteins:
- a CDS encoding diaminopimelate dehydrogenase, which produces MKKIRAAIVGYGNIGKYVLEALQTAPDFEVAGVVRRDATNVPAELKDYIVVSDIAQIKDVDVAILCTPTRSVESYASKILAMGINTVDSFDIHTEISGLHKRLGEIAKKHGKVSVISAGWDPGSDSVVRALLEACAPKGITYTNFGPGMSMGHTVAVKAVEGVKAALSMTIPLGTGIHRRMVYVELKEGYDFKQVAEAIKTDPYFAHDETHVMQVESVDSLKDMGHGVNLVRKGVSGKTQNQLFEFDMKINNPALTGQILVATARACMKQQPGCYALIEIPVIDMLYGDREELIKHLV
- the mutA gene encoding methylmalonyl-CoA mutase small subunit — its product is MAENVNEKLFSEFAPNTTQEWKDKVIADLKGADFDKKLVWRTNEGFNVQPMYRLENMKDLKNLECFPGEYPFVRGNKKNNNEWFVRQDIVVEDVVEANKKALDVLNKGVDSLGFVLSNCKNFTKADMAALLKDICLECIEINFVVCCNKAAILNMFKEYVAEKGFNPEKIQGGINIDPISKLVLEGKFCDPNPFNVVKETTESSAEMKNFKTIEVGGYVFNNSGASIVQELGFSLAAGVEYLDKLTDAGMDVKDIAPRMRFHFATGSKYFIEIAKLRAARYLWAHIVKAYNPCCDCVCKMNIHAETSEWNKTVYDPNVNMLRTQTETMSATIGGVDSFTVHPYDDIFEKTNDFSERIARNQQLLLKEESHFDKIVDPAGGSYYIEELTQFIAEAAWKLFLEVQEQGGMVKALESGFVQAAVKATAQKRDQDIANRKENFLGTNQFPNFNEKMDKELCACILEPEDKTAPDAVIETLKPYRGTQAFEAMRIRTDMFTKEQGRRPVVYMFPMGNLAMRKARAQFACNFFACAGFQVMDNNGFKTVEEGAKACMDNKADIVVICSSDDEYATIAPEVYAAMKDKAIIVVAGNPECRPQLEEIGIKNYVHVKCNVLEDLKAYQQKLGIK
- a CDS encoding L-threonylcarbamoyladenylate synthase, whose amino-acid sequence is MNDEKLKEEVRKACEVLKNGGIILYPTDTIWGIGCDATNELAVKRIYELKHREDNKAMLVLLDDVGKLASYVEVPDVAYELLEVNDKPMTIIYPNAKNLAKNLIAQDRTIGIRITSEAFTKALLYRFRKPIVSTSANISGEPSPKCFAEISDAVKSVVDYVVDFRQEETSNPAPSSIIKLGVGGEIQIIRK
- the scpA gene encoding methylmalonyl-CoA mutase, which encodes MKPNFKDINIKSTEKATTTATEWEKANHIEKNWLTPELIPVKPVYTAEDLKGMEHLDYVAGIPPYLRGPYSGMYPMRPWTIRQYAGFSTAEESNAFYRRNLAAGQKGLSVAFDLATHRGYDSDHPRVIGDVGKAGVAVDSIMDMKILFDQIPLDKMSVSMTMNGAVLPILAFYIVAGLEQGATLDQLQGTIQNDILKEFMVRNTYIYPPKFSMKIIADIFEYTSKNMPKFNSISISGYHMQEAGATADIELAYTLADGLEYLRAGVNAGMDIDAFAPRLSFFWAIGMNHFMEIAKMRAGRLLWAKIVKQFNPKNPKSLALRTHSQTSGWSLTEQDPFNNVGRTCIEAMGAALGHTQSLHTNALDEAIALPTDFSARIARNTQIYIQDETTVCKSIDPWGGSYYVESLTKELVEKAWAHIQEIEKLGGMAKAIESGIPKLRIEEAAARTQARIDSGEQTIVGTNKYRLEKEDPIDILEVDNTAVREAQIRRLHELKANRNQAEVDAALEAITRCAETGEGNLLELAVDAAKKRASLGEISYACEKVVGRYKAVIRTVSGVYSSIAKEDEDFQKAKQLADQFAEMTGRRPRIMIAKMGQDGHDRGAKVVATGYADLGFDVDMGPLFQTPEETAKQAVENDVHVVGVSSLAAGHKTLVPAVIAELKKLGREDILVYVGGVIPHQDYQFLFDAGAVAVFGPGTKVSKSAIQILEILIDLAKK